In Pseudomonas sp. p1(2021b), the genomic window CGATATCGACTTCCACCACCCGCGCGTCTACGACAGCGACACCATCCTCAGCCTGAGCCACACCCCGCGCAAGCTGATCGTCTACGGTGCCGGGGTGATCGGCTGCGAATACGCATCGATCTTCAGCGGCCTGGGCGTGCTGGTGGAGCTGGTGGACAACCGTGGCCAGCTGTTGAGCTTCCTGGATTCGGAAATCTCCCAGGCGCTGAGCTACCACTTCAGCAACAACAACATCACCGTACGCCACAACGAGGAGTACGACCGGGTCGAAGGTCTGGACAACGGGGTGATCCTGCACCTGAAGTCGGGCAAGAAGATCAAGGCCGATGCCTTGCTGTGGTGCAACGGCCGTACCGGCAACACCGACAAGCTGGGCCTGGAGAACATCGGCATCAAGGTCAACAGCCGTGGCCAGATCGAGGTCGACCAGGCCTACCGCACCAGCGTACCGAACATCTATGGCGCCGGTGACGTGATCGGCTGGCCGAGCCTGGCCAGCGCCGCTCACGACCAGGGCCGTTCGGCCGCTGGCAGCATCGTCGACAACGGCAGCTGGCGTTTCGTCGATGACGTGCCGACCGGTATCTACACCATTCCGGAGATCAGCTCGATCGGCAAGAACGAGCAGGAGCTGACCCAGGCCAAGGTGCCGTACGAAGTGGGCAAGGCGTTCTTCAAGAGCATGGCCCGCGCGCAGATCGCCGGCGAGCCCCAGGGCATGCTGAAGATTCTGTTCCACCGCGAGACCCTGGAGATCCTCGGCGTGCACTGCTTCGGCTACCAGGCCTCGGAGATCGTTCACATTGGCCAGGCGATCATGAACCAGCCGGGTGAGCAGAACAACCTGAAGTACTTCGTCAACACCACCTTCAACTACCCGACCATGGCCGAAGCCTATCGGGTAGCGGCCTACGACGGCCTGAACCGGCTTTTTTGAGCGGCTCCGGCCGGTGGCCTGAGCCGGTCGGGGAGTCCGGGTTCAGCCCTTCCCAAGGGTGGTCATGGCCAAACCGGGAAAGTCTGTAATCAGGCTGTCTACGCCAAAGTCGGCGAGCCGGCGCATCAGCGCCGGTTCGTTGACCGTCCACACCGATACGTGCAACCCCTGGCGCTGGGCCTTGAGCAGGCGCTCGGGAGTGCACAGTGTCCAATTCAAGGCCAGCATGTCACAGCTGTAGTTCTGGGCGACCTTCAGTGGGTCGAGCCAGGCGTATTCGGCCACCAGCCCGCGAGACACGTCCGGCACCAGCTCCAGTGCGGCGCCGAGCACTTCGCGGGAGCTCGAGGTGATGGTCACCTTGTCGAGCAGGCCGTATTGCTGAGCCAGCTCGCGAATGGCCAATACGGTACTGGCGGCGCGGGTGCGCGAGGCACTCTTGACCTCCAGTTGCCAGTGTTCGAAGGCACATTTCTCGAACAGTTCCTCCAGCCGCGGGACAGGGCAGGGCTGCACCCAGCCCGGGCCGCCCTTGCGCGCATCGTAGGTGACCAGCTCGGCGGCAGTGTGCTCGACCACCTTGCCACGCCGGCCGGTGGTGCGCTTGAGGCTGGGGTCGTGGATCACCATAAGCTCGTTGTCGGCTGACAGGTGCAGGTCCAGCTCGCAGC contains:
- the sthA gene encoding Si-specific NAD(P)(+) transhydrogenase yields the protein MAVYNYDVVVLGSGPAGEGAAMNAAKAGRKVAMVDSRRQVGGNCTHLGTIPSKALRHSVRQIMQFNTNPMFRAIGEPRWFSFPDVLKSAEKVISKQVASRTGYYARNRVDVFVGTGSFADEQTIEVVCSNGVVETLVAKHIIIATGSRPYRPADIDFHHPRVYDSDTILSLSHTPRKLIVYGAGVIGCEYASIFSGLGVLVELVDNRGQLLSFLDSEISQALSYHFSNNNITVRHNEEYDRVEGLDNGVILHLKSGKKIKADALLWCNGRTGNTDKLGLENIGIKVNSRGQIEVDQAYRTSVPNIYGAGDVIGWPSLASAAHDQGRSAAGSIVDNGSWRFVDDVPTGIYTIPEISSIGKNEQELTQAKVPYEVGKAFFKSMARAQIAGEPQGMLKILFHRETLEILGVHCFGYQASEIVHIGQAIMNQPGEQNNLKYFVNTTFNYPTMAEAYRVAAYDGLNRLF
- a CDS encoding glycerophosphodiester phosphodiesterase; its protein translation is MTLIYGHRGAKGEAPENTLTSFRQCLSHGVNRCELDLHLSADNELMVIHDPSLKRTTGRRGKVVEHTAAELVTYDARKGGPGWVQPCPVPRLEELFEKCAFEHWQLEVKSASRTRAASTVLAIRELAQQYGLLDKVTITSSSREVLGAALELVPDVSRGLVAEYAWLDPLKVAQNYSCDMLALNWTLCTPERLLKAQRQGLHVSVWTVNEPALMRRLADFGVDSLITDFPGLAMTTLGKG